One genomic window of Streptomyces sp. WP-1 includes the following:
- the sucD gene encoding succinate--CoA ligase subunit alpha, producing the protein MAIWLNKDSKVIVQGMTGATGMKHTKLMLGDGTNVVGGVNPRKAGQTVDFDGTEVPVFGTVKEAIEKTGANVSVIFVPEKFTKDAVVEAIDAEIELAVVITEGIAVHDSAAFWAYAGKKGNKTRIIGPNCPGIITPGQSNVGIIPGDITKPGRIGLVSKSGTLTYQMMYELRDIGFSTAVGIGGDPIIGTTHIDALAAFQEDPETELIVMIGEIGGDAEERAAAFIKENVTKPVVGYVAGFTAPEGKTMGHAGAIVSGSSGTAQAKKEALEAAGVKVGKTPTETAKLAREILGA; encoded by the coding sequence ATGGCTATCTGGCTCAACAAGGACAGCAAGGTCATCGTCCAGGGCATGACCGGCGCCACCGGCATGAAGCACACCAAGCTCATGCTCGGTGACGGCACGAACGTCGTGGGCGGCGTGAACCCGCGCAAGGCGGGTCAGACCGTGGACTTCGACGGCACCGAGGTACCCGTCTTCGGCACCGTCAAGGAGGCCATCGAGAAGACCGGCGCCAACGTCTCCGTCATCTTCGTGCCGGAGAAGTTCACGAAGGACGCGGTCGTCGAGGCCATCGACGCCGAGATCGAGCTGGCCGTCGTGATCACCGAGGGCATCGCCGTGCACGACTCGGCGGCGTTCTGGGCGTACGCCGGCAAGAAGGGCAACAAGACCCGGATCATCGGCCCGAACTGCCCCGGCATCATCACCCCGGGTCAGTCGAACGTCGGCATCATCCCGGGCGACATCACCAAGCCGGGCCGCATCGGCCTGGTCTCGAAGTCCGGCACGCTGACGTACCAGATGATGTACGAGCTGCGTGACATCGGCTTCTCGACCGCCGTCGGCATCGGTGGCGACCCGATCATCGGCACCACGCACATCGACGCGCTCGCGGCGTTCCAGGAGGACCCCGAGACCGAGCTCATCGTGATGATCGGTGAGATCGGTGGTGACGCCGAGGAGCGTGCCGCCGCGTTCATCAAGGAGAACGTGACGAAGCCGGTCGTCGGTTACGTCGCGGGCTTCACCGCGCCGGAGGGCAAGACCATGGGTCACGCCGGCGCGATCGTCTCCGGTTCCTCCGGTACCGCGCAGGCGAAGAAGGAGGCCCTGGAGGCCGCGGGCGTCAAGGTCGGCAAGACCCCGACCGAGACGGCGAAGCTCGCCCGCGAGATCCTGGGCGCGTGA
- the purH gene encoding bifunctional phosphoribosylaminoimidazolecarboxamide formyltransferase/IMP cyclohydrolase — protein sequence MTAESNKRPLRRALVSVYDKTGLEELARGLHEAGVELVSTGSTASRIAAAGVPVTKVEELTGFPECLDGRVKTLHPKVHAGILADLRLDSHRAQLDELGVAPFDLVVVNLYPFRETVASGASADECVEQIDIGGPSMVRAAAKNHPSVAVVTSPARYADVLAAVKDGGFDLAARKRLAAEAFKHTAAYDVAVASWFAADYAPVDDSAFPDFTGATYERKNTLRYGENPHQGAALYVDGTGGLAEAEQLQGKEMSYNNYTDTDAARRAAYDHAEPCVAIIKHANPCGIAVGADVAEAHRKAHACDPLSAFGGVIAVNRPVSKEMAEQVAEIFTEVIVAPDYEEGALEALTKKKNIRVLKAEGGPANAVEAKPVDGGLLLQAADRLQAEGDDPAHWTLATGEALSAEELKDLAFAWKACRAVKSNAILLAKDGASVGVGMGQVNRVDSCKLAVERAGEERARGSYAASDAFFPFPDGPQILIDAGVRAIVQPGGSVRDELAVEAAQKAGVTMYFTGTRHFFH from the coding sequence GTGACCGCCGAGAGCAACAAGCGGCCCCTTCGCAGGGCGCTCGTCAGCGTCTACGACAAGACCGGCCTGGAAGAGCTGGCGCGCGGGCTGCACGAGGCCGGGGTCGAGCTGGTGTCGACCGGTTCCACCGCCTCCCGCATCGCCGCCGCCGGCGTCCCGGTCACGAAGGTCGAGGAGCTGACCGGCTTCCCCGAGTGCCTGGACGGCCGGGTCAAGACCCTGCACCCGAAGGTGCACGCGGGCATCCTCGCCGACCTGCGCCTGGACAGCCACCGCGCGCAGCTCGACGAGCTGGGCGTGGCGCCGTTCGACCTGGTCGTCGTGAACCTCTACCCGTTCCGCGAGACCGTCGCCTCCGGTGCCTCGGCCGACGAGTGCGTGGAGCAGATCGACATCGGCGGCCCCTCGATGGTCCGCGCCGCCGCCAAGAACCACCCCTCGGTCGCCGTGGTCACCAGCCCCGCCCGGTACGCGGACGTCCTCGCGGCCGTCAAGGACGGCGGCTTCGACCTGGCCGCCCGCAAGCGGCTGGCCGCCGAGGCGTTCAAGCACACCGCCGCCTACGACGTGGCCGTCGCCTCCTGGTTCGCCGCCGACTACGCCCCCGTGGACGACTCGGCCTTCCCGGACTTCACCGGCGCCACCTACGAGCGCAAGAACACCCTGCGCTACGGCGAGAACCCGCACCAGGGCGCCGCGCTGTACGTCGACGGCACGGGCGGCCTGGCCGAGGCGGAGCAGCTGCAAGGCAAGGAGATGTCGTACAACAACTACACGGACACGGACGCCGCGCGCCGTGCCGCGTACGACCACGCCGAGCCCTGCGTCGCGATCATCAAGCACGCGAACCCCTGCGGCATCGCGGTCGGCGCGGACGTCGCCGAGGCGCACCGCAAGGCGCACGCCTGCGACCCGCTGTCCGCGTTCGGCGGCGTCATCGCCGTGAACCGGCCGGTCAGCAAGGAGATGGCCGAGCAGGTCGCGGAGATCTTCACCGAGGTCATCGTCGCCCCGGACTACGAGGAGGGGGCCCTGGAGGCCCTCACCAAGAAGAAGAACATCCGGGTGCTGAAGGCCGAGGGCGGCCCCGCCAACGCGGTCGAGGCCAAGCCGGTCGACGGCGGTCTGCTGCTCCAGGCCGCCGACCGGCTCCAGGCCGAGGGCGACGACCCCGCGCACTGGACGCTGGCCACCGGTGAGGCGCTGTCCGCCGAGGAGCTGAAGGACCTCGCGTTCGCCTGGAAGGCGTGCCGCGCGGTGAAGTCCAACGCGATCCTGCTCGCCAAGGACGGCGCCTCGGTCGGCGTCGGCATGGGCCAGGTCAACCGCGTCGACTCCTGCAAGCTCGCGGTCGAGCGGGCCGGCGAGGAGCGCGCCCGGGGTTCCTACGCGGCCTCCGACGCCTTCTTCCCGTTCCCCGACGGCCCGCAGATCCTGATCGACGCGGGTGTCCGCGCGATCGTCCAGCCCGGCGGTTCCGTCCGGGACGAGCTGGCCGTCGAGGCGGCCCAGAAGGCGGGCGTGACCATGTACTTCACGGGCACGCGCCACTTCTTCCACTGA
- the sucC gene encoding ADP-forming succinate--CoA ligase subunit beta — translation MDLFEYQARDLFAKHDVPVLAGEVIDTPEAAREITERLGGKSVVKAQVKVGGRGKAGGVKLAASADEAVARATDILGMDIKGHTVHKVMIAETAPEIVEEYYVSFLLDRANRTFLSIASVEGGMEIEEVAATRPEAVAKTPIDAIDGVTPEKAREIVAAAKFPAEVADQVANVLVKLWDTFIKEDALLVEVNPLAKVASGDVIALDGKVSLDDNAEFRHPDFEALHDKAAANPLEAAAKEKNLNYVKLDGEVGIIGNGAGLVMSTLDVVAYAGENHGGVKPANFLDIGGGASAQVMANGLEIILGDPDVKSVFVNVFGGITACDEVANGIVQALKLLEDRGEKVEKPLVVRLDGNNAELGRKILTDAAHPLVQRVDTMDGAAAKAAELAAAK, via the coding sequence GTGGACCTGTTCGAGTACCAGGCGAGGGACCTCTTCGCCAAGCACGATGTACCGGTGCTGGCCGGTGAAGTCATCGACACGCCTGAGGCGGCGCGCGAGATCACCGAGCGTCTGGGCGGCAAGTCCGTCGTCAAGGCGCAGGTGAAGGTCGGTGGTCGTGGCAAGGCCGGCGGCGTCAAGCTGGCCGCCTCCGCGGACGAGGCCGTCGCCCGTGCGACGGACATCCTCGGCATGGACATCAAGGGCCACACGGTCCACAAGGTGATGATCGCCGAGACCGCCCCGGAGATCGTCGAGGAGTACTACGTCTCCTTCCTCCTCGACCGTGCGAACCGCACCTTCCTCTCCATCGCCTCCGTCGAGGGCGGCATGGAGATCGAGGAGGTGGCGGCCACCCGCCCCGAGGCCGTCGCCAAGACGCCGATCGACGCGATCGACGGCGTGACCCCCGAGAAGGCCCGCGAGATCGTCGCGGCCGCCAAGTTCCCGGCCGAGGTCGCCGACCAGGTCGCGAACGTCCTGGTCAAGCTGTGGGACACCTTCATCAAGGAGGACGCCCTCCTGGTCGAGGTCAACCCGCTGGCCAAGGTCGCCTCGGGTGACGTCATCGCCCTGGACGGCAAGGTCTCCCTGGACGACAACGCCGAGTTCCGTCACCCGGACTTCGAGGCGCTGCACGACAAGGCCGCGGCCAACCCGCTGGAGGCCGCCGCCAAGGAGAAGAACCTCAACTACGTCAAGCTCGACGGTGAGGTCGGCATCATCGGCAACGGCGCGGGTCTCGTCATGAGCACCCTGGACGTCGTCGCGTACGCCGGTGAGAACCACGGTGGCGTGAAGCCCGCCAACTTCCTGGACATCGGTGGCGGCGCCTCCGCCCAGGTGATGGCGAACGGCCTGGAGATCATCCTGGGCGACCCGGACGTCAAGTCCGTCTTCGTGAACGTCTTCGGTGGCATCACCGCCTGCGACGAGGTCGCCAACGGCATCGTGCAGGCCCTGAAGCTCCTGGAGGACCGCGGCGAGAAGGTCGAGAAGCCGCTCGTCGTCCGCCTCGACGGCAACAACGCCGAGCTGGGCCGGAAGATCCTCACGGACGCCGCCCACCCGCTGGTGCAGCGCGTCGACACCATGGACGGCGCGGCCGCGAAGGCCGCCGAGCTGGCCGCCGCCAAGTAA
- the purN gene encoding phosphoribosylglycinamide formyltransferase, producing MAANPVAKRLVVLVSGSGTNLQALLDEIERTGAEAYGARIVAVGADRDGIEGLARAERAGLPVFVCRVKDHASRAEWDAALAAAVAAYEPDLVISAGFMKIVGKEFLARFGGRFVNTHPALLPSFPGAHGVRDALAYGARVTGCTVHFVDDGVDTGPIIAQGVVEIRDEDDESALHERIKEVERRLLVEVVGRLARNGYRIEGRKVVIQ from the coding sequence GTGGCCGCCAACCCCGTGGCCAAGCGCCTCGTCGTGCTGGTCTCCGGATCCGGCACCAACCTCCAGGCGCTGCTGGACGAGATCGAGCGCACCGGAGCCGAGGCGTACGGCGCGCGGATCGTCGCCGTCGGGGCCGACCGCGACGGCATCGAGGGGCTCGCCCGCGCCGAGCGCGCCGGGCTGCCGGTCTTCGTGTGCCGGGTGAAGGACCACGCGAGCCGCGCGGAGTGGGACGCCGCCCTCGCCGCCGCGGTCGCGGCGTACGAGCCCGATCTCGTGATCTCCGCCGGGTTCATGAAGATCGTGGGCAAGGAGTTCCTCGCGCGCTTCGGCGGGCGGTTCGTGAACACCCACCCGGCGCTGCTGCCCAGTTTTCCCGGCGCCCACGGCGTCCGCGACGCGCTCGCGTACGGCGCCCGGGTCACCGGCTGCACCGTCCACTTCGTCGACGACGGCGTCGACACCGGGCCGATCATCGCGCAGGGCGTGGTGGAGATCCGGGACGAGGACGACGAGAGCGCGCTGCACGAGCGCATCAAGGAAGTCGAGCGAAGGCTGCTCGTCGAGGTCGTGGGGCGGCTCGCCCGCAACGGCTATCGCATCGAGGGACGAAAGGTAGTTATCCAGTGA
- a CDS encoding helix-turn-helix domain-containing protein: MSTQISASPLPPPKERRRLRQSRSLTQAQLAAQLGVARATVRAWESGRRAPTGAEGRAYAEFLAAFTPSAAPDDPSEEAGPGTMGPGKPEPLTPAQAFDALYAFCAPALVRQTYLLCGRRELAREAVERAFQLAWQRWPEVARDRDPAGWVRAVAYDCALSPWHRFRPCYRHPEPPPADPADRDLLGALLKLPPSYRRTLVLYDGVGLDLPETAAETEASTPAAANRLTHARAAMAAWVPELADTALLHRRLTELSSRERLRASRPPTVRTLGERRNVFWTRAAIAFTVTIIGATALTLRTAPTHYEPPIAPAQAVEGVPRAVPMGPLSRDELALRAKLRGEASSGGERIEPTPR, translated from the coding sequence GTGAGCACGCAGATCTCCGCAAGCCCGTTGCCGCCGCCGAAGGAACGCCGACGCCTGCGCCAGTCCCGCTCCCTGACCCAGGCTCAGCTGGCCGCGCAGCTCGGGGTGGCCCGCGCCACGGTGCGCGCCTGGGAGTCGGGGCGCCGGGCGCCGACCGGTGCCGAGGGGCGGGCGTACGCCGAGTTCCTCGCCGCGTTCACGCCATCGGCGGCTCCTGACGATCCGTCCGAAGAGGCGGGCCCCGGCACCATGGGCCCCGGAAAACCCGAGCCGCTGACGCCCGCTCAGGCCTTCGACGCGCTCTACGCCTTCTGCGCCCCGGCGCTCGTACGCCAGACCTATCTGCTGTGCGGGCGCCGCGAACTGGCCCGGGAGGCGGTGGAGCGCGCCTTCCAGCTGGCCTGGCAGCGCTGGCCCGAGGTGGCCAGGGACCGGGACCCGGCCGGGTGGGTGAGGGCGGTGGCGTACGACTGCGCGCTCTCGCCCTGGCACCGGTTCCGCCCCTGCTACCGGCACCCGGAACCGCCACCGGCCGACCCGGCGGACCGGGATCTGCTGGGCGCGCTGCTCAAGCTGCCGCCGTCGTACCGGCGCACGCTCGTGCTGTACGACGGGGTCGGCCTCGACCTCCCGGAGACGGCGGCGGAGACGGAGGCGAGCACGCCGGCGGCGGCGAACCGGCTGACGCACGCGCGGGCGGCGATGGCCGCGTGGGTCCCCGAGCTGGCGGACACGGCGCTGCTGCACCGCCGGCTGACGGAACTGTCCTCCCGCGAACGCCTGCGCGCGTCCCGCCCCCCGACGGTGCGCACGCTCGGCGAACGCCGCAACGTCTTCTGGACCCGGGCGGCGATCGCCTTCACGGTGACGATCATCGGCGCGACGGCGCTCACGCTGCGCACCGCTCCCACCCACTACGAACCCCCGATCGCCCCCGCCCAGGCCGTCGAGGGCGTCCCCCGCGCGGTCCCGATGGGCCCCTTGTCCCGCGACGAACTGGCCCTGCGGGCGAAGCTCCGCGGGGAGGCGTCGTCGGGCGGCGAACGGATCGAGCCGACGCCGAGGTGA
- a CDS encoding DUF6350 family protein, whose product MTARRPSLTPLSTRLRDRSPGLSASLLNGVVAAGLGLGALTVLVLGLWISSPYPDSGPSGALHIAAALWLLAHGVELVRTDTLSGAPLPVGVTPLLLLALPAWLLYRAGRYATDASGEPDGPPPVPVRTAWLGVVLGYLAVGTATALYCSGGELRPSWGWLVMSLPLVATAGAGAGVWSAHGWPPGPLLVVLRAVPGPVRRLVFGADARARVDTAVRAAGASTAVLVGGGALLVAASTVWHGDVARASFLQLTEGWTGRFAVLLLGMALVPNASVWAASYALGPGFVLGAGHPVHPLASDPAPLLPPFPLLAAVPDAGPGTRLNWAAALVAVAAGVVAGWFVARAAVRRPGRGEPPRVRWSAARTTGVTLLTAFVCTLLLALLADFSGGPLGVGALSRFGPLWWQTGPAAGAWTALLGMPTALVVRAWRLRGAGAPRSATDSGKPAGGQKPRDPERTKGSGKAKDPGKAKDPGKAKNSGKADGRAKREDGLSEEDAYDILPAEPPAELRIELPTKAPAKALTEAPATEPTKPAKTTEPAKTAEPTKTAEPTEPTESAETTDPAATKETPGTPGTPETPGTPETP is encoded by the coding sequence ATGACCGCGCGCCGACCGTCGCTCACCCCCCTGTCCACCCGGCTGCGCGACCGTTCGCCCGGCCTGTCCGCGAGCCTGCTGAACGGCGTGGTCGCGGCCGGACTCGGCCTCGGCGCGCTGACCGTGCTGGTCCTCGGCCTGTGGATCAGCTCGCCGTACCCCGACAGCGGGCCGAGCGGCGCGCTGCACATCGCCGCCGCGCTGTGGCTGCTGGCGCACGGCGTCGAACTGGTCCGCACCGACACCCTCTCGGGCGCGCCCCTCCCGGTGGGCGTCACCCCGCTGCTGCTGCTCGCGCTGCCCGCGTGGCTGCTGTACCGGGCGGGCCGGTACGCCACGGACGCCTCCGGCGAGCCCGACGGACCGCCCCCGGTCCCCGTGCGCACGGCCTGGCTCGGTGTGGTCCTCGGCTACCTCGCCGTCGGCACCGCCACCGCGCTGTACTGCTCGGGCGGTGAACTGCGGCCGTCCTGGGGCTGGTTGGTGATGTCCCTGCCCCTGGTCGCGACGGCCGGGGCGGGGGCCGGGGTCTGGTCGGCGCACGGCTGGCCGCCCGGACCGCTGCTGGTCGTGCTGCGGGCGGTGCCGGGTCCGGTACGGCGGCTGGTGTTCGGCGCGGACGCGCGGGCCCGGGTGGACACGGCCGTACGGGCCGCCGGGGCGTCGACCGCCGTGCTGGTCGGCGGCGGGGCGCTGCTCGTGGCCGCCTCGACGGTGTGGCACGGGGACGTGGCACGGGCGTCGTTCCTCCAGCTGACGGAGGGGTGGACGGGGCGGTTCGCGGTGCTGCTGCTCGGCATGGCGCTGGTCCCCAACGCCTCCGTGTGGGCCGCGTCCTACGCCCTCGGCCCCGGTTTCGTCCTCGGCGCCGGGCACCCGGTGCACCCGCTGGCCTCCGACCCGGCCCCGCTGCTGCCGCCGTTCCCGCTGCTCGCGGCGGTTCCGGACGCGGGCCCCGGCACCCGTCTGAACTGGGCGGCCGCGCTGGTGGCGGTGGCGGCCGGGGTGGTGGCCGGGTGGTTCGTGGCCCGCGCGGCGGTACGACGCCCAGGGCGCGGGGAGCCGCCCCGGGTGCGCTGGTCGGCGGCCCGTACCACCGGTGTGACCCTGCTGACGGCCTTCGTCTGCACCCTGCTGCTGGCCCTGCTCGCCGACTTCTCCGGCGGTCCGCTGGGTGTCGGCGCGCTCTCCCGCTTCGGCCCCCTGTGGTGGCAGACCGGCCCGGCGGCGGGCGCCTGGACCGCGCTGCTCGGCATGCCGACGGCCCTCGTCGTACGGGCCTGGCGGCTGCGGGGCGCGGGGGCCCCGAGGTCGGCGACCGATTCAGGGAAACCGGCGGGCGGGCAGAAGCCCAGGGACCCGGAGCGGACGAAGGGTTCCGGAAAAGCGAAGGACCCGGGCAAGGCGAAGGACCCGGGCAAGGCCAAGAACTCCGGAAAGGCCGACGGCAGGGCCAAGCGCGAGGACGGCCTCTCCGAGGAGGACGCCTACGACATCCTCCCGGCCGAGCCCCCGGCGGAACTCCGTATCGAACTGCCCACCAAGGCCCCGGCCAAGGCCCTGACCGAGGCCCCCGCCACGGAGCCCACGAAGCCCGCGAAAACCACTGAGCCCGCGAAAACCGCTGAGCCCACGAAAACCGCTGAGCCCACGGAACCCACGGAATCCGCCGAAACCACGGATCCCGCCGCGACCAAGGAAACCCCCGGAACTCCCGGAACCCCCGAGACCCCCGGGACTCCCGAAACCCCCTGA